A stretch of Faecalibacterium duncaniae DNA encodes these proteins:
- a CDS encoding GNAT family N-acetyltransferase, giving the protein MRHAGTQTIETERLLLRPLTPEDAPMMYANWANDPDVTRWLRWEPHKNVDETRELLAAWALLYPNGDYYEWGIVEKATGQLFGTIGVFTSSSAEPERDPWPGFDHTNGVWEVGYCIGKAWWNKGFTTEALKAVVEYWFKNTDSSWLACCHAFENPASGRVQQKAGFVYDHDSVYHKFDGTPVACRCYALTREHYEELRGLF; this is encoded by the coding sequence ATGCGCCATGCAGGCACACAAACGATCGAAACGGAGCGGCTGCTTCTGCGCCCGCTGACCCCGGAGGATGCCCCCATGATGTACGCCAACTGGGCCAACGACCCGGACGTGACCCGCTGGCTGCGGTGGGAGCCCCACAAAAACGTGGACGAGACCCGGGAACTGCTGGCCGCATGGGCGCTTCTCTACCCCAATGGAGATTACTACGAGTGGGGCATTGTGGAAAAGGCCACCGGACAGTTGTTTGGCACTATCGGCGTGTTCACATCCAGTTCCGCCGAGCCGGAGCGTGACCCCTGGCCCGGCTTCGACCACACGAACGGCGTGTGGGAGGTTGGCTACTGCATCGGCAAGGCCTGGTGGAACAAAGGCTTTACCACCGAAGCGCTAAAAGCAGTTGTAGAATACTGGTTCAAAAATACAGATAGCAGCTGGCTGGCCTGCTGCCATGCGTTTGAAAATCCTGCCAGCGGCCGGGTCCAGCAAAAAGCCGGCTTTGTCTACGACCACGATTCTGTCTACCACAAATTTGACGGCACACCGGTTGCCTGCAGGTGCTACGCATTGACAAGAGAACATTACGAAGAACTGAGAGGTTTATTTTGA
- a CDS encoding DUF4358 domain-containing protein, protein MKKRILAALLALGCALLVFTGCGSKKDTTPKNYTQIIHDAREAEDNDYYMIFFPAEDGKFTAQYGYSASYPADDLNDEIQNMLLPLLDLPEGSYTDLAASLSAMMVQSYGVAIVKPAEGKTQEVVDAMDAYIQNQQQTMEHYLEDQYQIAASAKVATVPTGEVVMVCCENSDAVMNAIKTALAA, encoded by the coding sequence ATGAAAAAACGCATTCTTGCCGCTTTGCTGGCTCTTGGCTGTGCCCTGCTGGTGTTCACCGGCTGCGGCAGCAAAAAAGATACCACCCCCAAAAACTACACCCAGATCATCCACGATGCCCGGGAAGCCGAGGACAATGATTATTATATGATCTTCTTCCCGGCAGAGGACGGCAAGTTCACCGCCCAATACGGCTACAGCGCCAGCTATCCGGCGGATGATCTGAACGATGAGATCCAGAACATGCTGCTCCCCCTGCTGGACCTGCCCGAGGGCAGCTACACCGATCTTGCCGCTTCCCTCTCTGCCATGATGGTGCAGAGCTATGGCGTTGCCATCGTCAAGCCTGCTGAGGGCAAGACGCAGGAGGTCGTGGACGCAATGGATGCCTATATTCAGAACCAGCAGCAGACGATGGAGCACTACCTCGAGGATCAGTACCAGATTGCCGCCTCCGCCAAGGTGGCCACTGTCCCCACCGGCGAAGTGGTCATGGTGTGCTGTGAGAACAGCGATGCCGTGATGAACGCCATCAAGACCGCTCTGGCCGCTTAA
- a CDS encoding Lrp/AsnC family transcriptional regulator → MDDLDRKILSLLAKNARMPVKEIAEQVALTSPAVSSRIHKLETDGIISGYTVVLNRPADRVYVDALISLSVTPSHRDKLVELMQNSKEVLQCYHVTGAYTFLIKVSCGSMPQLEHLILQFQKLGTTSTQIILSTPVNHGDLEALQL, encoded by the coding sequence ATGGACGATTTAGACCGCAAGATCCTCTCCCTTCTCGCAAAAAATGCCCGGATGCCCGTCAAGGAGATCGCCGAGCAGGTGGCACTGACCAGCCCGGCTGTTTCCAGCCGCATCCACAAGCTGGAGACCGACGGCATCATCAGCGGCTACACCGTGGTGCTGAACCGCCCGGCAGACCGTGTCTATGTGGACGCGCTCATCAGCCTGTCCGTCACACCCAGCCACCGGGACAAGCTGGTGGAGCTGATGCAGAACAGCAAGGAGGTGCTGCAGTGCTACCATGTCACCGGTGCCTACACCTTCCTCATCAAGGTCAGCTGCGGCAGCATGCCCCAGCTGGAGCACCTGATCCTGCAGTTCCAGAAGCTGGGCACCACCAGCACCCAGATCATCCTTTCTACTCCGGTCAACCATGGTGATCTGGAAGCGCTGCAGCTGTAA
- the hflX gene encoding GTPase HflX, whose translation MSELYDILVETPPTKVILLALDQGLWDCERSLNELAALCEANHMEAVASVTQKRQTPETGIVLGSGKLEEAAAAAGELGAECAVFDGELTGSQIRNISTALGGMEVIDRTMLILEIFRSRAVTNEGKLQTELALLRYRLPRLQGMGESLSRQGGGGGGGGGARRGAGETKLELDRRHVHARIDALAEKLAEMEKRRGESRKARAKTGMPVVSLVGYTNVGKSSLMNALCGPSVAEADMLFATLDPTSRKLVLPSGMAVLLVDTVGFVSRLPHNLVEAFKSTLEEAAWSDVIVRVADAGDDQREEQLAVTDEVLDGLDCADIPRLTVYNKCDKPNALNFDPDILLTSAKTGYGLDALLKKLDELLSDRVHTIRVLLPYDKLGLAAPMRERGSVQVEEYREDGLYLEGIVKTEDLHCFEGYLV comes from the coding sequence TTGAGCGAACTTTATGACATTTTAGTAGAAACGCCCCCCACAAAGGTCATCTTACTGGCCCTGGATCAGGGGCTATGGGACTGTGAGCGCAGCCTGAACGAGCTGGCTGCACTCTGCGAGGCCAACCACATGGAGGCTGTGGCATCCGTGACCCAGAAGCGGCAGACCCCCGAGACCGGCATCGTGCTGGGCAGCGGCAAACTGGAGGAGGCCGCCGCTGCCGCCGGGGAGCTGGGTGCCGAGTGTGCCGTGTTTGACGGCGAGCTGACCGGCAGCCAGATCCGCAACATCTCCACGGCGCTTGGCGGCATGGAGGTCATTGACCGCACCATGCTGATTCTGGAGATCTTCCGCAGCCGCGCCGTGACCAACGAGGGCAAGCTGCAGACCGAGCTGGCGCTTCTGCGCTACCGTCTGCCCCGCCTGCAGGGAATGGGCGAGAGCCTGAGCCGCCAGGGCGGCGGCGGTGGCGGCGGCGGTGGTGCCCGCCGTGGTGCCGGTGAGACCAAGCTGGAGCTGGACCGCCGCCACGTCCACGCCCGCATCGACGCACTGGCCGAAAAGCTGGCCGAGATGGAAAAGCGCCGGGGCGAGAGCCGCAAGGCCCGGGCCAAGACCGGGATGCCGGTGGTCAGCCTTGTGGGTTACACCAACGTGGGCAAATCCAGCCTGATGAATGCCCTGTGCGGCCCCAGCGTGGCCGAGGCCGACATGCTGTTTGCCACCCTGGACCCCACCAGCCGGAAGCTGGTTCTGCCCAGCGGCATGGCCGTTCTGCTGGTGGACACGGTCGGCTTTGTCTCCCGTCTGCCCCACAATCTGGTGGAGGCCTTCAAATCCACGCTGGAGGAAGCCGCATGGTCTGATGTCATCGTGCGGGTGGCGGACGCGGGCGACGACCAGCGGGAAGAGCAGCTGGCCGTTACCGATGAGGTCCTGGACGGGCTGGACTGTGCCGACATCCCCCGCCTGACCGTTTACAACAAGTGTGACAAGCCCAATGCCCTGAACTTTGACCCGGACATCCTGTTGACCAGTGCCAAGACCGGCTACGGTCTGGATGCCCTGCTGAAAAAACTGGACGAGCTGCTCAGTGACCGGGTGCACACCATCCGGGTGCTGCTGCCCTATGATAAGCTGGGCCTGGCCGCCCCCATGCGGGAGCGGGGCAGCGTGCAGGTGGAGGAGTACCGGGAGGACGGGCTCTATCTGGAAGGCATCGTCAAAACGGAGGACCTGCACTGTTTTGAAGGATATTTAGTTTAA